One genomic window of Thermorudis peleae includes the following:
- a CDS encoding helix-turn-helix domain-containing protein produces the protein MRGNTGGQASSERWLTIDEASRLLGVGQSTLRRWSDSGKLPVYRTAGGHRRFRESDVLAMLRSGARPRGRLSHKVLADRSIVAYRTEVLQSASERPWLSAYRPEQREELRHLGRQLVELTFRVVTRRDQRTVLLAQAQAIGRRYGELSRAAGLTVSDAVEAFLLFRQPVLRALEQLADESPIPAPRLMHAVAEVTHLLDTVLLAVLDACSQPVQSGATTKG, from the coding sequence ATGCGGGGGAACACGGGAGGACAAGCGAGCAGCGAACGCTGGCTGACCATCGACGAAGCCAGCCGGTTGCTCGGCGTCGGGCAGTCGACGTTGCGCCGGTGGAGTGATAGCGGCAAACTGCCGGTCTACCGCACCGCTGGTGGGCATCGCCGCTTTCGCGAAAGCGACGTGCTCGCGATGCTGCGGAGCGGCGCGCGCCCCCGCGGCCGGCTCAGCCATAAGGTGCTGGCTGACCGCTCAATCGTCGCCTATCGCACTGAGGTGCTCCAGTCGGCCAGCGAGCGGCCATGGCTGAGCGCGTACCGGCCCGAGCAGCGGGAGGAACTTCGTCACTTAGGCCGGCAGCTGGTCGAGCTGACCTTCCGGGTCGTCACCCGGCGCGATCAGCGCACCGTGCTCCTCGCGCAAGCGCAGGCGATTGGCCGGCGGTATGGTGAGCTGAGTCGCGCGGCCGGCCTCACGGTCAGCGACGCGGTCGAAGCGTTCTTGCTCTTTCGCCAGCCCGTGTTGCGGGCCCTCGAACAACTCGCGGACGAATCGCCGATTCCTGCCCCGCGGCTGATGCATGCGGTTGCTGAGGTCACGCACCTGCTCGACACAGTCTTGCTGGCCGTGCTCGACGCGTGTAGCCAGCCAGTGCAGAGCGGAGCAACGACGAAAGGGTGA
- a CDS encoding DUF402 domain-containing protein → MVALPQPGQRVTVVKLAPDGTESARYTGTVVPGHAGWLVVAAQWTMRAVTTGPLTFTPGDRLLEYFSVVEPINAFAVFAPDDTFKGWYINVSCPAVYSDGQLAWRDLYLDIVAVPGGVPVVLDEAEWRASPLAQPGSAEAVCILEARDRALAALAAREYPFATVPPR, encoded by the coding sequence ATGGTCGCCTTGCCCCAGCCTGGCCAACGGGTCACGGTCGTGAAACTGGCGCCAGACGGCACGGAATCGGCGCGCTACACCGGCACGGTCGTCCCCGGACACGCCGGCTGGCTCGTCGTCGCAGCGCAGTGGACGATGCGCGCGGTCACGACTGGCCCGCTGACGTTTACCCCCGGCGATCGCTTGCTAGAGTACTTCTCCGTCGTGGAGCCGATCAACGCCTTTGCGGTGTTCGCGCCCGACGACACGTTCAAGGGCTGGTACATCAACGTGTCGTGTCCGGCCGTCTACAGCGATGGCCAGCTGGCCTGGCGTGACCTCTACCTCGACATTGTCGCGGTTCCCGGCGGCGTGCCCGTCGTGCTTGATGAAGCCGAGTGGCGCGCCTCCCCGCTGGCGCAGCCCGGCTCAGCCGAGGCCGTGTGCATCCTCGAGGCACGCGACCGCGCGCTCGCCGCGCTTGCCGCGCGGGAGTACCCGTTCGCGACCGTGCCCCCACGCTAG
- the purD gene encoding phosphoribosylamine--glycine ligase, with the protein MRVLVVGSGGREHALAWALAHSPHVTDLLIAPGNAGTAELGENVPVPANDIAGLTALARERRVELVVVGPEEPLARGLADQLRAAGIPTLGPDAAGARIESSKAWAKEVMAAAGVPTARAQRFTRLADALAALADWPTPVVVKASGLAAGKGVIVAGSRAEAEQALRWMLEAGGLGEAGREVLLEEYLEGREVSCFALTDGESVVPLLPACDYKRVGDNDTGPNTGGMGAYSPVPWLDASQQQVVLERIMRPTLAELAQRGIRYRGILYAGLMMTADGPKVLEFNCRLGDPEAQAVLPLLASDAAALFAAAALGELAHQPLPQWHDGAAVTVVLASGGYPGPSETGKPISGLADLPEGVLAFHAGTRRDPDGTLRTAGGRVLALTARGRTIAEARALAYAAVARVQFPGMHYRRDIAARELR; encoded by the coding sequence ATGCGCGTACTGGTCGTGGGAAGCGGCGGACGCGAACACGCGCTTGCGTGGGCACTGGCCCACTCGCCACACGTCACCGACCTGCTGATCGCCCCCGGCAACGCTGGCACTGCCGAACTCGGCGAGAATGTGCCCGTTCCGGCCAATGACATCGCTGGGCTGACAGCGCTCGCGCGGGAACGTCGCGTCGAGCTCGTCGTCGTCGGCCCGGAAGAGCCGTTGGCGCGCGGCCTGGCTGACCAGCTGCGCGCCGCCGGGATTCCAACGCTGGGGCCAGATGCTGCCGGTGCGCGCATTGAAAGCAGTAAAGCCTGGGCCAAGGAGGTGATGGCCGCAGCTGGCGTGCCGACGGCGCGGGCCCAACGCTTCACACGGCTCGCTGACGCGCTCGCGGCGCTGGCCGACTGGCCGACGCCAGTCGTGGTCAAAGCCAGCGGCCTCGCTGCCGGCAAGGGCGTGATTGTGGCTGGCAGTCGCGCTGAGGCTGAACAGGCCCTGCGCTGGATGCTCGAGGCTGGCGGGCTTGGCGAGGCGGGACGCGAAGTCTTGCTTGAGGAATACCTGGAAGGTCGCGAAGTCTCCTGCTTTGCGCTGACCGACGGCGAGAGCGTCGTCCCGCTGCTGCCGGCCTGCGACTACAAACGCGTCGGCGACAACGATACCGGCCCGAACACCGGTGGCATGGGCGCGTACAGCCCGGTTCCCTGGCTCGATGCATCCCAGCAGCAGGTCGTCCTTGAGCGGATCATGCGGCCGACGCTGGCCGAACTCGCCCAGCGCGGCATCCGCTACCGCGGCATCCTCTACGCCGGGCTCATGATGACGGCTGACGGGCCGAAGGTGCTGGAATTCAACTGTCGACTCGGGGATCCAGAAGCACAGGCGGTGCTACCGTTGCTCGCGAGCGACGCCGCCGCACTCTTCGCAGCTGCAGCGCTGGGCGAGCTTGCCCATCAGCCGTTGCCGCAGTGGCACGACGGCGCGGCCGTGACCGTTGTCCTCGCCTCCGGCGGCTATCCCGGCCCCTCTGAGACCGGCAAGCCGATCAGCGGGTTAGCGGATCTCCCAGAAGGCGTGCTCGCGTTCCACGCCGGCACGCGCCGCGACCCGGACGGCACGCTCCGCACCGCTGGCGGCCGGGTGCTCGCGCTCACCGCTCGTGGACGCACCATCGCCGAGGCACGGGCGCTGGCCTACGCTGCCGTTGCGCGTGTCCAGTTCCCCGGCATGCACTACCGGCGAGACATCGCTGCCCGCGAGCTACGCTGA
- the guaA gene encoding glutamine-hydrolyzing GMP synthase, with protein sequence MEQTANAAALGRPATGVDAVVVLDYGSQYSQLIVRRVREAHVYAELWPHDVAWEDVAPLQPKGVILSGGPASVYEPGAPQLPRWVLERRLPVLGICYGLQLLVQALGGQVAPAAAREYGPATLEVVADHPLFAGLPARSTVWMSHGDQVTALPPGWEPLARSDNAPYAACGHDGLIGVQFHPEVAHTEYGQAIIANFLFRVCGCRPTWTPGSFIEQTTAAIRERVGSERVLLALSGGVDSAVAAVLIHRAIGEQLTPVFVDTGLLRAGEPETVVTVFREHFQMPLVVVNAAERFFARLRGVVDPEEKRRVIGEEFVRVFEAVAREHGPFRFLAQGTLYPDVIESAGPVSKTAAKIKTHHNVGGLPPDLAFELLEPLRWLFKDEVRAIGRALGLPEVIVQRQPFPGPGLAVRVIGEVTPEAVAMARQADAIVRQEIEAAGLASQLWQFFAVVLPTVRTTGVMGDFRTYANLCAIRAVQSTDAMTADWARLPADLLARISQRIVNEVPGINRVVYDITSKPPATIEWE encoded by the coding sequence ATGGAGCAGACCGCTAACGCCGCCGCGCTGGGTCGCCCGGCAACTGGTGTCGACGCGGTGGTCGTACTTGACTACGGCTCCCAGTACAGCCAGCTGATTGTGCGCCGGGTACGCGAAGCCCACGTCTACGCCGAACTCTGGCCGCATGATGTGGCCTGGGAAGACGTTGCACCGCTGCAGCCGAAAGGCGTGATCCTCTCGGGCGGACCCGCAAGCGTCTACGAGCCCGGTGCGCCACAGCTGCCACGTTGGGTCCTCGAGCGTCGCCTCCCTGTCCTCGGCATTTGCTACGGCCTGCAACTCCTCGTCCAGGCGCTCGGCGGACAGGTCGCGCCAGCCGCCGCGCGCGAATACGGACCAGCCACGCTCGAGGTCGTGGCCGACCACCCGCTCTTCGCCGGCCTGCCCGCACGCTCGACAGTGTGGATGAGCCATGGCGACCAGGTAACCGCGTTGCCACCCGGCTGGGAGCCGCTGGCACGCAGCGACAACGCCCCGTATGCCGCCTGCGGGCACGATGGGCTGATCGGCGTGCAATTCCACCCTGAAGTTGCCCATACCGAGTACGGCCAGGCGATCATCGCTAACTTCCTCTTTCGCGTCTGCGGCTGCCGCCCAACGTGGACACCAGGCTCGTTCATCGAGCAGACGACGGCGGCGATCCGCGAGCGCGTGGGCTCCGAGCGCGTGCTGCTCGCGCTCTCCGGCGGTGTCGACAGCGCCGTCGCGGCCGTGCTGATCCACCGGGCAATCGGCGAGCAACTCACGCCCGTGTTCGTCGATACCGGCCTGCTCCGCGCTGGCGAGCCTGAGACGGTTGTCACGGTCTTCCGTGAGCACTTCCAGATGCCGCTGGTCGTCGTCAACGCGGCCGAGCGCTTCTTCGCCCGGCTGCGCGGCGTCGTCGACCCCGAAGAAAAGCGGCGAGTTATCGGCGAGGAGTTTGTGCGCGTTTTCGAGGCCGTTGCGCGCGAGCACGGGCCGTTTCGCTTCCTCGCGCAGGGCACGCTCTACCCTGACGTGATCGAGAGCGCTGGCCCCGTTTCCAAAACCGCTGCGAAAATCAAGACGCACCACAACGTCGGCGGGCTTCCCCCCGACCTCGCCTTCGAGTTGCTTGAGCCGCTGCGCTGGCTCTTCAAAGATGAAGTGCGCGCCATCGGCCGAGCGCTTGGCCTTCCAGAGGTGATCGTCCAGCGCCAGCCGTTCCCCGGCCCTGGCCTCGCCGTGCGCGTCATCGGCGAAGTCACCCCCGAGGCCGTCGCCATGGCCCGCCAGGCCGACGCCATTGTCCGGCAGGAGATCGAGGCAGCAGGCCTCGCTTCCCAGCTCTGGCAGTTCTTCGCCGTCGTCCTGCCGACGGTACGGACAACCGGCGTGATGGGCGATTTCCGCACCTACGCCAACCTGTGTGCTATCCGCGCGGTCCAGAGCACCGACGCCATGACGGCTGATTGGGCTCGACTGCCAGCCGACCTCCTGGCGCGAATCAGCCAGCGGATCGTCAACGAAGTGCCGGGGATTAACCGCGTGGTCTACGACATTACCAGCAAGCCCCCGGCGACCATCGAATGGGAGTGA
- a CDS encoding response regulator: MGRREARGATRVLIVDDHPLFRRGLRQVLALAPQYQVVAEASAVYEAIHATEVHQPDIALVDIHLPGVTGIELARLLRRQRPRLAVVMLSALEDPTWLVEAARVGAAAHIAKTAPVDALLATLERVAAGEQPLAQALLANPAVARQVLRELQAVPACAAEPLTMREIEVLDCMAQGLSNKEIADALFITEQTVKNHITTVLRKLQASDRLEAILNAAQRRLVLFQPPAGEPGVSLSA, translated from the coding sequence ATGGGGAGACGAGAAGCCCGTGGGGCGACCCGGGTGTTGATTGTTGATGACCACCCGTTGTTCCGGCGCGGGCTACGGCAGGTGCTGGCCCTTGCGCCGCAGTATCAGGTGGTTGCTGAGGCCTCGGCCGTCTACGAGGCGATCCATGCCACCGAGGTGCACCAGCCGGATATCGCGCTGGTGGATATCCATCTTCCCGGCGTTACCGGGATTGAGCTGGCGCGCTTGCTCCGGCGGCAGCGCCCACGGTTGGCTGTCGTGATGCTGTCCGCGCTGGAAGATCCGACCTGGCTCGTCGAGGCAGCGCGGGTTGGGGCAGCAGCCCATATCGCTAAGACGGCCCCGGTCGATGCGTTGCTGGCCACGCTTGAGCGGGTGGCCGCGGGCGAGCAGCCGTTGGCGCAAGCGCTCCTGGCCAACCCGGCGGTCGCGCGCCAGGTGTTGCGTGAGCTGCAGGCTGTTCCCGCCTGCGCCGCTGAACCGCTGACGATGCGCGAGATCGAAGTGCTCGATTGCATGGCGCAAGGCCTCTCCAATAAAGAGATTGCCGATGCGCTGTTCATCACCGAGCAGACGGTCAAGAACCACATCACGACGGTGCTCCGCAAGCTGCAGGCCAGCGATCGCCTGGAGGCGATCTTAAACGCGGCGCAACGCCGGCTCGTGCTGTTCCAGCCGCCAGCTGGTGAACCGGGCGTGTCGCTTTCGGCGTAG
- the purN gene encoding phosphoribosylglycinamide formyltransferase has protein sequence MRRLRLGVLISGTGRTLLNLLRQQQAGALPAEVVVIVSSRADAPGNAFAAQFGVPLVVVDARQVKGSAFAEAVYAALDQYAVDLVVMAGFLKRLPVRPAYAGRVINIHPSLLPLFGGKGMYGERVHQAVLEAGVKVSGCTVHFVTDELDAGPIILQACVPVEDDDTPETLGARVFAEECRLYPEAIRLYAAGRLRIEGRRVRILPPAPADERSDPRVLSGDA, from the coding sequence GTGCGCCGGTTGCGACTCGGCGTGTTGATCTCAGGCACTGGACGGACGTTGCTCAATCTGTTGCGTCAGCAGCAGGCGGGGGCGTTGCCAGCCGAGGTCGTTGTCATCGTGAGCAGCCGAGCGGATGCGCCGGGGAACGCCTTTGCGGCGCAGTTTGGCGTTCCCCTGGTCGTCGTTGATGCGCGGCAGGTGAAGGGCTCGGCGTTCGCGGAGGCGGTCTACGCTGCGCTCGACCAGTATGCTGTCGATCTCGTGGTGATGGCTGGGTTTCTCAAGCGCTTGCCGGTGCGGCCGGCGTACGCTGGCCGGGTCATCAACATCCATCCCTCGCTGCTCCCGCTGTTTGGTGGCAAAGGGATGTACGGCGAGCGTGTGCACCAGGCCGTGCTCGAGGCTGGCGTCAAGGTCAGTGGATGCACGGTGCACTTCGTGACGGATGAACTCGACGCTGGGCCGATTATCTTGCAGGCGTGTGTCCCGGTGGAAGACGACGATACACCAGAGACATTAGGGGCCCGGGTCTTCGCCGAAGAATGCCGCCTCTACCCTGAGGCGATTCGGCTCTACGCTGCTGGCCGGTTGCGGATCGAGGGTCGGCGGGTGCGCATTCTGCCACCGGCTCCGGCTGATGAAAGGAGTGACCCTCGTGTCCTATCGGGAGATGCTTGA
- a CDS encoding phosphomannomutase/phosphoglucomutase: protein MSQQIADVFKAYDVRGIFPDELTPELAYRIGRAFVVYLQPRHVVVGRDMRVSSPVLAASLIEGLRDQGADVTDIGLISTDGLYFAVGKYGFDGGIMVTASHNPPEYNGFKLCRAEAQALSMDQGIGEIRDLVLANQFPDPPRRGTLEQRDILADFAAHVLSLIDRSVIRPMKIVIDAGNGMGGLVAPAVFGQLPVTVVPLYFELDGRFPNHVPNPIEPENIKDLQRAVVAERADLGIAFDGDADRMFILDEHGHFVGGDMVTALVAKALLRKHPGAAIVYNLICSRAVPETIRAEGGVPIRSRVGHSFIKALMRQHDAIFGGEHSGHFYFRDNWYADSGIIAALTVLELLSREGVTVSAAIRPIDRYVRSGEINVTVRDIPRVLGGLEEHFADGEIDHLDGLTVNYPDWWFNARPSNTQPLLRINIEATTRELLEAKKTEILDLVQRLAE from the coding sequence ATGAGCCAGCAGATCGCCGACGTCTTCAAAGCCTATGACGTCCGCGGGATCTTCCCGGACGAGCTCACGCCAGAACTCGCCTACCGGATTGGCCGCGCGTTCGTGGTCTACCTCCAGCCGCGCCATGTTGTCGTGGGGCGCGACATGCGCGTCTCCTCCCCAGTCCTCGCCGCTTCGCTCATTGAGGGGTTGCGCGACCAGGGCGCCGACGTCACCGACATCGGGCTCATCAGCACTGACGGCCTCTACTTCGCCGTCGGCAAGTACGGCTTTGACGGCGGCATTATGGTCACCGCCTCGCACAACCCGCCGGAGTACAACGGCTTCAAGCTCTGCCGTGCTGAGGCGCAAGCGTTGAGCATGGACCAGGGCATCGGCGAGATTCGCGACCTCGTGCTCGCCAACCAGTTTCCTGATCCGCCACGCCGCGGCACACTCGAACAGCGTGACATCCTGGCCGACTTCGCCGCTCACGTCCTCTCGCTCATCGATCGATCGGTGATCCGGCCGATGAAGATTGTGATCGACGCGGGCAACGGCATGGGCGGGCTGGTAGCTCCGGCCGTCTTCGGCCAGCTGCCGGTGACGGTCGTGCCGCTCTACTTTGAGCTGGACGGCCGCTTCCCGAACCACGTGCCGAACCCGATCGAGCCGGAAAACATCAAGGACTTGCAGCGCGCCGTCGTCGCCGAGCGGGCTGACCTCGGTATCGCCTTCGATGGCGATGCTGACCGAATGTTCATCCTCGACGAACACGGCCACTTCGTCGGCGGCGACATGGTCACCGCGCTCGTCGCCAAAGCCCTCCTGCGCAAGCATCCTGGCGCAGCGATCGTCTACAACCTGATCTGCTCGCGGGCCGTGCCCGAAACCATCCGCGCTGAGGGCGGTGTGCCCATCCGCTCCCGCGTCGGCCACTCCTTCATCAAGGCGCTGATGCGCCAGCACGACGCGATTTTCGGCGGCGAGCACTCCGGTCACTTCTATTTCCGCGATAACTGGTACGCGGACTCCGGCATCATCGCAGCGCTGACCGTGCTCGAGCTGCTCTCGCGTGAAGGGGTCACGGTGTCAGCGGCGATCCGGCCGATCGACCGCTATGTCCGCTCGGGCGAGATCAACGTGACCGTGCGCGACATCCCGCGCGTGCTCGGCGGGCTCGAGGAACACTTTGCCGATGGGGAGATCGACCACCTGGACGGCCTCACGGTGAACTACCCCGACTGGTGGTTCAACGCCCGGCCGTCCAACACCCAGCCGTTGCTCCGCATCAATATCGAGGCGACGACGCGCGAGTTGCTCGAGGCAAAGAAGACGGAGATCCTCGACCTTGTCCAGCGCCTGGCGGAGTAA
- a CDS encoding alanine racemase: MSYREMLDTPCLVVFDDVLEQNLTEMASYARAHGLALRPHIKTHKTAEITRRQAELGAVGHTCAKLGEAEALADAGVLHDVLIAYEIVGEAKIRRLLNLMERVHVTVAVDSVAVAEPLSRAMQAAGTVLDVLLEIDAGLGRAGVLPGEPALRLAREVVQMPGLRLRGLMTHEGHAGRAADTAELERLGRAAGEAMVATAELLRRSGIPVEVVSVGSTPAAFVTTAVPGITEMRPGTYVFYDAASFRFGRIGPERCALRILTTVISRPAPDRAILDAGSKTLAMDPPPPGRHGHGYLVECPDAVITRLNEEHAFVQLPPHCQGLQVGDRVEVIPNHVCPVVNLQDELFVVRDGDVVATWRVLARGKVR; encoded by the coding sequence GTGTCCTATCGGGAGATGCTTGATACGCCCTGCCTGGTCGTCTTCGACGATGTGCTGGAGCAGAACTTGACGGAGATGGCGAGCTATGCCCGGGCGCATGGCCTCGCCTTGCGCCCCCACATTAAGACGCACAAGACTGCTGAGATCACGCGCCGCCAGGCTGAGCTCGGCGCGGTTGGCCATACGTGCGCCAAGCTCGGTGAAGCGGAAGCGTTGGCTGATGCTGGCGTGCTGCATGACGTGTTGATCGCCTATGAGATTGTTGGCGAGGCGAAGATCCGTCGCCTGCTGAACCTGATGGAGCGCGTGCACGTGACCGTCGCCGTCGACAGCGTGGCCGTGGCCGAGCCGCTCTCGCGGGCGATGCAGGCGGCTGGCACGGTGCTGGATGTGCTGCTGGAGATTGACGCTGGCCTTGGCCGCGCGGGCGTGCTGCCCGGGGAGCCTGCCTTGCGCCTTGCCCGGGAAGTCGTGCAGATGCCGGGGCTCCGGCTGCGCGGGCTGATGACGCACGAAGGACATGCTGGCCGGGCCGCTGATACTGCTGAGCTCGAGCGGCTTGGGCGTGCCGCTGGTGAGGCGATGGTGGCGACGGCTGAGCTGCTGCGCCGGTCGGGTATTCCGGTTGAGGTGGTCAGTGTTGGTTCAACGCCGGCGGCCTTCGTGACCACCGCTGTCCCGGGGATCACGGAAATGCGCCCGGGCACGTACGTGTTCTACGACGCGGCGTCGTTCCGCTTCGGCCGGATCGGTCCGGAGCGCTGTGCCTTGCGCATCCTCACGACGGTGATCAGCCGGCCCGCGCCCGACCGTGCCATCCTCGATGCTGGCTCAAAGACGCTTGCCATGGATCCGCCACCGCCGGGGCGACACGGGCACGGCTACCTCGTCGAGTGCCCGGATGCCGTGATCACGCGGCTCAACGAAGAGCACGCCTTTGTGCAGCTGCCGCCGCACTGCCAGGGATTACAGGTTGGTGACCGCGTTGAAGTAATCCCCAACCACGTCTGCCCAGTGGTCAACCTGCAGGATGAGCTGTTCGTCGTGCGTGACGGCGACGTGGTGGCGACGTGGCGCGTGCTGGCGCGTGGCAAGGTGCGCTAA